The Ictalurus furcatus strain D&B chromosome 12, Billie_1.0, whole genome shotgun sequence nucleotide sequence TCATACTGCGATTCCCGCTTTAATCTCCAACGAGCCGCCGTGTCGGACATTTTCGAAAGACGAGGACGTCGTCCTCCTCGGCTTTTACGGGTTTCCCCTCAGAGAACAGACTGCTGAGAAACTGGAAGTGTACTGAACGTTCAATCTCTTCATGAAGCAATGGACACAAGACTCGAACCAACGAGCGCCTCGGTTTACTTATCTGTGAAGCGCTGGGACAAACATGATAACACTTTAAACATCACAGTCGCGCGTCAGCAGAAAACGGCAGAATGACTCGTTTCCACAGGATCGTGGAGTGGACGTTTAGAAAGGGCGAATTCGTCGAACGGATTTCGTTGACGCAGTTTGGTTAACGCCGAACACCGGGTGAGGtctatcaggagaacactgatcTCAAAGGCACTGTGATCGTTACTGAAGGCACGCCGACGCCCAAGCGAAGGAAGGAGTGAGCAAAAACGACGACGATTAAACACCGTACCGTACAACGCGCGCTGGTCACCGTGTGGAAGAGATCGAGAAATAAACGCAGTCCCAGGCCGTGTGGGAATCTTGATAtctatctggaaaaaaaaaaaagcgtaagAGTGAACGGTCTTTAATATCAGTTCAGCAAATAATCAAATCGCATCAAACCCAAAAAGCCCAACGGATTTTTATCCCCCACACGATTTCTCTGTAGACGCTCCTGTAGCTAAAGAGTACCAAGAGGCAATAGCTAGTACGTACGTAAAACAGCAGATACGTCTGTATTTAGTCAAGAATGAAAGACTGTGTGGTCACGGTGTGGTGTTGTAGCAAAATAACCAACAACGTTACGAAGTGTCCCGTTCCTCTTATCTGAGAGCAGTTCGTCGACGATTACACAGTTTAATTGATTTAAGAACGGAACGTTGCAGTTTTATCCGCTCACTGTTACAGTTTGTCCTTTCGCCGCGACAATCCCACGTCATTTGAATCGGTTGGCACGTGTGGAACGTTCACCGTGTGAGCgggccgttactatagaaacgagaacgTACGAGAACGCGCAGCTGCGCTCCTCAAAGACTTGCTGTTCTAGGAGATGAatcttccgaccaatcagaatggagaattcaacgTTTTTACAGAGAAGCGTGCGAGTGTTTGACGATGCTAACCCGGTAGCTCTAGCGACATACGGGTACGCTCCAGGTAAGAGAGGAATCTGCTCCGTACTCAATCGggccacagtgtgtgtgttgctgcatTACTCAGGCGCTTCGCGGTTCTTCTGGATTTGGCTCTGCTCCGATAAGAGCGAGACCACCTGCTTCTGCTCAAACCAAGCTGGAGCTGAAAATCAGCTCTGAGAATAAACAGGTCAGGGACGGCGCGACGCGAGCACGGAAACGCACGACCGGATCCGTCTCCTTCTGCGCACCGCATCACAGCAGACAGGACCTCCTGTTTATTTGGGTTTAGAGAAGACGGCTCTTATCCTCATGATCTTATCAGCGCGGACACGTCATCGTCTCTGCTGTGTGTCTAATATATGGCATCCTGGAATTCCCTTCGCAcgaacaccacacacacgccAGATTGATCAGAAATGTTAccagatgtttttcttttcctgagaaaatctgtggggttttttcccgTTCATGTTTCCTATCACGCATCGCTCAAACACACTAAtaatatatacacgtgtgttatatagattttttatgtGGGTTTATTGGCACAGAGTCATCGTCGCCCCCCCCACCCAaacgcaaaatcaaacaaactcgGCAATATGCGCACATCACCGCAGATCCGGGACGAGACGAGACGAAACGCGTGACGTCGAAGCCCCTCTTCGGTTCACGTGCGTcggacatgagtacagctaaacggtctcgtttaccaacagacaCCGCTGCGAAAGACCGCGCCAAACCATTTCAGAAAAAAACGTAAAAATTTAATATTGcaatttcaagtagttttccgttaaaagaaaaagcacaacaaaaaaacttcacaaaGTCGCAGCGCAAattttggggaagaaaaaaaaaagcagcaaaatgCAAGCAATCAGAAAACAGCTCGGACTGAATAATATCTAGAAACAGGCTTTAATAATGTTccatttgatttaaaacaacGTGTTCGAGATATTTCTACGCGCTCCAGTGGTGTAAAGCTAATTCCACAGACTTTAAAGTTGATGAATCTAGCTACACGGATCGGTGCAGTAAAGTCCAGGCTATCGATCACCGCCCTAGAGCTGTTTACTCACGACCGAACACGTCACGCCCCAGGTGACGTCACTTCACTCGGTTTTCCGTTATCGAGTTCCGGATGAAACCAAGCTCAAGCTTTAGAACTACGTGAACGTTAAGTTTTCCACTTAAAATCCCGAACTCCGCTCCGAGACCCGCGAGCAGGTTAATCCCGCCCGAAACGAGTAACCGAACGGCGCCTGGGGTTTTATTAagtttattggtttatttaaaCCTAACTGATCGGGCAGccatgatgttgttgttgtttttcactgttATGTGCCATAAGCTCCTCCCCTTCTGTTCTGATGGTGCATGATGGGACGGTTTAATTCAGATTACATGTAAATCTGTGGCACTGGAGGATGAGAAAATAACCggcgagtgtgtgtttttttttgcttttgttttttttacaatgagAATTAAGATTTAGGCTCAATGAAGCTTTAGGATCAGccagtaaacaaaacaaaacaaaatacaccaGTATGATCAtaagactcatcatcatcatcatcatcatcatcatcatcgtggTTGTTTCTGTTAACCTGCTAATCCTTCTGCATTGTAATAAGAGCAGGAGAGCATTTTTATAAGGGTTATCTGCTAGTTAGTGCACGTCGTACAGAACGTTACGGACGACAGAGCTGGTCCCTGACCGCGGCGCTGGCGGTGTAAGCCGGGCAGTGCATAGACGTGATGTGCTGTACCGCTGGGGTGCGGTTTAAAACGAGGCTTTAAGAACACGAGCGGGTGTGTCCTGATTAAAAGGAAAGGATTGTAGACACTAGAGGCACTCGACTGTTCAAAACAAATCTGCCACCGATAGTGGGACAGCACTGGGGACTCGACGAGCCGTCTGTGAGCGCGCTGGAAGGAAAATGTGAATatacgtttatttaaaaataataataaaattcaaaGAATGAAAATCTACTAAAGAGAATACATGCATGGCACTTCAGTGTGTGGTGGTTCGAATGAatgcagaagtgtgtgtgcgcgtgtgtgtgggtgcgtgtgggTCTTCTCAGTCCAGCAGGAGGAAGTTGTACTTCCCGAAGTCGTAGTCGTTGGGGGCGATGAGCATCTCAGCCCGCGCGCTCTCCAGCCTCCTGTGCAGGAAGTCCCGCCTCTTGCGCCACTCCTGGAGCTCCTCCTCGCTGTGGGCGTAGTCGCAGCTCATGCCCTCGGCACATCCGCTTTCCAACCTGTCAAACGTTCACATCACTCGCGTTAAAATGAAGAGGCCACGTCGTCCCGTCCCCGGACTTCCGACCTTATTTCAGTATGCGCTCAGAAACGTTTTCATTCTGACGGTACGATTACAGCGTGAGGAATAACCACAGATTTTACAATTATTACACACCGAAGAGTACAagactaaatatttatttactttaatgccAGGGTAGATGCTAGCAAGATCTCCAACGCATGTAATTCCAGGAAACGAGCacgctgtttgtttgtttttacctaATTATCATAAAACCACCAGGTGTCTGCAGATTAGTCGTTTATCTGGACGGGGACGAGGGAGGATTAACGGTATTAACTGCACTTTAGGCCCGATCTGTGTGCGTAATCCATGCTGTGTGCCAACAAAGCCTTTCAAACGCCACACGACCGGATCCTAATCGCAACTCTTTCTCTTGCGCCGCGTCGGCCGTTTGCTTTGTTAGAGCTGTTCTCAGGTTACACGGATAAATCCGGTGTGCGTCCCCACCGTCTCGTCTGCTCTCCTACAGCCTCGGTTAAAGTTATCGGAAGAGTAGAATTATAAACGACTGCATAACGGATCGTTCTGAGCGCTCGGGTTAACATACGATGaccaaaaaaattaatgaaaataaaaagcacgGAGATCTCGAACAAGCCTGATGGAAGATTCATCTGAGATGAAATACAGTTCCGAGACCAAGAGATCTCACCAATCTCCAGAACGGTCTCAATCTCaatgggcgtggcctaatattctaatgagcGGTGCTTGATTGACACGTCTCCATCTTACCAATATACCCCTCGTTCACTTTCAGTACTCGTCGTGGATCCTGGGAACGCTGAGGCACGAATACACGCTGGACTGGAGCGCCTTGCAATAGGATGGCACTCGCGCGCACACTCGCACACGCTCGCACACACTTCCTCAATTTAGCGTAATCAATCCATGTTtttggggaggtgggaggaacccCACACAGACCCTAACCCGAGCTGGGGATCGAACTGGCGGTGCCGGAGCTGTGAGGTCACAACCTGTTATACCGTTAGGCGTGTACCTGGGGCAGAGGGAGAAGTAGGGTCCGGGGAAGCGGTGTATCCAGGTGAGACTCTCCTCCTCGCCCACTCCGCTGAGCACGCGCTCTTTGTGCCTCTCGGACGAGATGTGCTGCTGCCACTGGCGCTCGCTGTTACTGTGTTTCCCACACAGGCTGCAGTGGAAACCGtcctgacacacaaacacacaaatgaacacCTACAGCCATCAAACACACTGTGTAACGTTACCATGGTTACATGTACACTGGTCATGGAGTACATTTTTAATGTAGTGGGGGGGATCGAAAACATGGCCAAATGaagaggtttttgttttttaatccgtttTGTGGTTCCAGAACCTTCTTCTTCTGGTCAACCAAATAATGTCTAAATAATAATGTTCGAGAATTGACGGAAGCTGTTTTTAGACAACAGAGTAATACAGTATTCACCTTTAGAGTAAACAAAAATACTAACAAGGTGTTTACTTTAACACCGAAATAGAAAAGACCGACTCCACCGTGAGCCGTTCCAGCGACTCGAACCGATCTAAACTTTATCCAGCGATGGTTGTATTAGTGAACTCATTTCACCCTGACGTCTGTACAGAGCACGTGATCGCGACGGTGGAGACGCTGAAGCAGACTGAAAGCGTCTGAACTTCGATCATAAATCATCGTGGAAAAACATTTATCTGAGATCCAAAATGCAGCCACACTGCCGACTGAAGACGtttctcacagtaactctgctcTCCTGGActttatcaaaaataaataaataaataaataaataaataaataaataatctgtgaAAGCGTCTCTAGTCGTAAGGTTTCACACGCAAACTCACAGCAGCTTCTGCGAAGTCTGTCGGCATGGTGATCTGCTTCTCCTCTCCGAACTGGGACGCCGAAGCGCCGTCGAGTCGcttgttctgattggctgtcgtCAACCACACGTCGTAGACCTGCTGCAGGTCCCGCACtacaaagcaaacacacacacacacacacacacacacacacgacgcATTCAGAGACCGTCATGTCCGTAACACCGCTGAGACGCTGAGAGGCGTACTCCTACGAAACACTGATTAAGGTTTTAAAAcggatactgaatgaaaacgtaATGCTcgataaacagtactgactgtaccatgaaaatgtgctgtactttttataatgaaataaatatataaatattaataattaattgataaataaaagatacacatccaaactgaaccaaacagTAACGtttcaaataacaaataaaaacagagacatcCAATACGAATcacaaaacacttcaaataacgcGACAAAATTAGTCAGAGAGGTTtgttatttcgcctctagaggccgctctcgtcctgtataatgacagcggaacTTTCTCGGCCGCTCTCGCAACCGGGAAGAACTATCGGTTACAGCAACCGGTTATCGGTGTTGATTAAtcagcaaaaccgatcaatcgtcCGACCTCTACTAATAAGTAgaataactgaaatcagcttctgggACGAATAAACATTCGATTTCAACAAATTACCGTCAACTTCCACCGAGTTTCCTTACCGACACGCCCACGACTCAAAGGAAATCCCGAGTTTCGCCCGCTCGTAATTTCGACCTTGTGGCGGCGTTCGTGTGCGCTCGACTGGTAAACACGATCTTTCCGACATGACTCGAACGCACCACCTGACCCTGACCGCTTTCTCCAGTTATGCTAATCGTCACATGGGCAGCATTTTAGAGAGATACACTACTGATGAAAAGTAGTTTTCTTAGGTGCAGCAGTGTGGAGCTCGAGCTATTttggaaaaactttttttttttaacagttaacGCGCGTGTACTGTAGATGTATGTACGTAAGGGACAGAAAGAGGTGTGAGGTCTCACAGCCGGTGTTCTTCATGTAGGTCCACAGCTCCTTCTCCTCCAGGCTGTGGGCGAACGAGCAGTTCCCGATGTAGTGGCACTTCTTCTCCTTCAGCACGTGGACACAGATCTGCAGGGATGTACCGGTACGGAAAGTCAGGAAGAGATGAAACGTAATCTCAGATTAATAATATGGTCCCGATCGGTCACGATGGCATATTATCTGTTTTCTGATTGGTTAAAGTGGCACAGGAGGCGGGACGTTAGAGTTTACAGAGACTACACCGAGGACTAAAAGCCCCCCGGGATCTTCGACATGAGCTAGGTGACGTTATGACGTCATGACGACGGAGACGTAGCGGGATGAAAGCCCAGACAGAACGAGACTCACGTCGTACTGCTGAGGGTACGTCTTCGCAAAGGGCAAAGGTCGCACGGCCACCCACTTCTCCCTGTCCAAGGACTTCACCAAAAGCACCCTCCGTTCTTTAATCCAGCTACAGAGAGATaccaaaagagagaaaaatcaaaaggtACAATATATAACGTGACgtttctcagtgtgtgtgtgtgtgtgtgtgtgtgtgtgtggtgtgtgtacctgtgtcgCGCTTTAGCGCTGCAGTACTTGAGCGCTTTGTCCGGTTCGCTCGGCAGCCCGACGCTCCAGCACTGACCACACACGAACTTCATCGTCAGACGCAGATCGTGACCTTTCACCGGCGACAAGCTTCCTGCTCCGGAGCCTCGGGCAGGCCCCGCCTTCCCGTTTGACTCCGCCCCTTTGATCTGCCACTCCCCCCTGGATGCAGTGCCGTTGGTTTGGGATGCAGAAATGTTTACTGGctgcaagaaagaaaatatatatatatatatatatatatatatatatatatatatatatatatatatatatatgaatataaaaataaatatagtagATTTTATTGAAATTATGAATAAGTAtaaacatcattattattagaataatattaataacagcaataaaatctaattatataataataataataagaagaagaaaaataagaagaagTATAAaagatatttgttttattataacaattaatttaacattaatttATTACCAAGTTTATAAAGTATTAATAGAATGACCTGTAACTAGACtaaaatactttattttattactgaatactTTAAGGAACAaaggtgactgtgtgtgtgtgtgtgtgtgtgtgtgtggggtgtgtgtgtggtcattgctctatcagtgtgtgtgcagtgaaagCAAGTACTCACCCTCTGCTTGTGCCAGTGCTTCTTAGATTCTTGCACAATCTCCTCATGAGTggtgcctacacacacacacacacacacacacacacacacacacatcagcagaaGAACagcatccccacagtgaagcacggtggtggcagcatcaagCACTGcagctgtttttcttcagctggaacagGGGCTGTAATCAGGGTGGAGGTGAATCATGAACAGCTCCGAATCCCAGTCAGTTCTGGCGCTAAAgcacttaagatgaagaggaagttCATCTCTCAGAACGACGACGAGccgaagcaaacctccagatcaacggAGGAACGGCTTCACCgaaacaagttcaaggtttaGGAacggcccagccagagtccagacctaaacccaGTCAAAGATCTGTGAGGTgtcctgaagagggctgtgtgcAGGAGATGCCCAGACCATCTGACGCAGTTACAACACTTTTCCAAGTCGAACTGACGGACTCTCACCCTGAAAGACTGAACGCTGCGATAAAATCTAAAGCTGCTTCGGATAAGTATTAGTTCAGGGgggtgcacacttatgcaaccaggttactgtacattttttatgtacaataacctgtgttatacgtgtgtgtgtgtgtgtgtgtgtgtgtaccgtggTCTTTCTGCAGGATCCAGCACTTGAGCTCGATGACTGAATGAGCGAAGCTGCAGTTTTTGTCGCGCTGGCAGCCGTAACGCACCTCATGACGACACACATCAAGCTGACGGTGTGGGCTGAGGGGCCTGAtcttactgtaacacacactgctgcttttCTTCACCACGTGCACCAgacacctgacacacacacaaacacaggaagaGAGGACAGAATATTAAACCACCTGATCATATGATAAAGCTGagtaacaaaatataaaaactactGCACTGTGTgagctgagagaaagagagagagagagagagagagagagagacaaggaatAGAAAGAAAGTataaagtaagaaagaaagtatgaagaaagaaagaaagaatgaagaaagtaaaaaaagaaaaagaaggaagaaagaaagaataaagaaaaagaaagaataaataaagaacgaaagaataaagaaagaaagatgtggGGTAATAGATGAGGATGTTGATatgatggtcatgtgacccagccctcagagagagagagagcgagcaagagagagcgagagcgagagcgagagagagagagagagagcgagagagatgaaGTGATGTGAGGAACAAACTTGTTTCTGTCGAACTGATGGCGCGAGTCCATGTTGGAGCACCAGGAGGGATTCTCCTTACAGCGCTTACTGATGGTCCTGGGTCTACCGTCAAAAcagccctacacacacacacacacacacacacacacacacacgcacgcacgcacacacacacacacgcagttatGTCCCTGTGACgtggttataataataataatgatagtaataataatataaacctgtgatctgcactactgtcagagatgctcctatagaaaactaatcaacaccttctgaccaatcagatttgagagttCAGCAGCACTAAGAATTCATCACTaccacatggtgtgtgtgtgggtgtgtgtgtgggtgtgtacctCACAGAGGAACATGAACATGCCGCCGTGTATGGTCAGTAGTCTGATGACGCTCAGTGCTTGTCTCTGATTGGAGGAGAGCGGGTTGAAGAGCAGCTCCCGGGCCAGTAAGCCCCGCCTCTCCTGCATCCACACATCAATCTCCTCCTGACAATACGCAAAAGTGCAGGCCTCACCGTATTTACAGTCCTGCCGCTCTAGAAcctctacatacacacacacacacacacacacacacacacacacacacacaaatatataagaTGTGTCTATAAAGTATGGGTATAAGGTACAGGTTTATGAACAAGGCCACTAGTTCACCTTTACAGAGCACATAAGGACCCTGGAAGTTGCTTCGAGCTGGGCGTGGCCGGACACGCCTCCAAGGCTGATTGAGTCCACCTTTTCTCCTGCACAGCAGGATGTCTTTCTTACAGCCGTGAGACAAATCGGACCTGTACTCACAGTCTAGCACACCTGCACCTGAGACAGGGGACAAGACAGGGGACGAGACAGGGAACGAGACAGGAAACAAGACAGGGGACGAGATGAGACAGGAGACAAGACAGGAAACGAGACAGGGCACGAGACAGGAAACGAGACGAGACAGGAGACGAGACAGGGCACGAGACAGGAAATGAGACAGGGGACGAGACGAGACAGGAGACGAGACAGGGCACGAGACAGGAAACGAGACAGGGGACGAGACGAGACAGGAGACGAGACAGGGCACGAGACAGGAAATGAAACGGGACGAGACGAGACAGGGGACGAGACAGGGGAAGGGACAGGGCACGAGACAGGGGACGAGATGAGACAGGAGACAAGACAGGAAACGAGACAGGGGACGAGACAGGAAATGAGACAGGAAATGAGACAGGGGACGAGACAGGGCACGAGACAGGAAACGAGACAGGGGACGAGACGAGACAGGGGACGAGACAGGGGAAGTGACAGGGCACGAGACAGGAAACGAGATGGGGACGACACAGGGGACGAGATGAGGCAGGAGACAAGACAGGAAACAAGACAGGGGACGAGACAGGAAATGAGACAGGGGACGAGACAGGGCACGAGACAGGAAACGAGACAGGGGACGAGACGAGACAGGGGACGAGACAGGGGAAGTGACAGGGCACGAGACAGGAAACGAGATGGGGACGACACAGGGGACGAGATGAGGCAGAAGACAAGACAGGAAACAAGACAGGGGACGAGACAGGAAACGAGACAGGGGACGAGACGAGACAGGGCACGAGACAGGGGACGAGACAGGAGACGAAACACGAGATGAGACAGGGGGCGAGACAGGGGACGAGACAGGAAGAAGAACAGATGTTACAGGAAGTGGGTTTAATCATCAGGTGGAGCTGAAGCTGATTTCTGTGACGTCTATGAAACAACTTCTGTTATCTCGGGACAACAAAGAGCTCCCTGACAAATACAACaacaggaaaacaacaacaatgaagaCGGAAgtcctctctcctcactctgtgtgcgtgtgtgtgtgtgtgtgtgtgtgttagttacctGTACGTATAAAACAGGCTGAACAGGCTTGAGTGAAGTCGTGAGTGTGTTCAAGAGGATTCCTGGTGAGCTGGGATAAAGTGGAGGCCACATGACCGttctgctcaaacacacacacacacacacacacacacacacacacacacacacacacacacaaacacacacacacacacgtgtctaGATGATCATGACAACTTCTAAGATCGTAGGAACTGAATGTAGGAACAGAAAGGAATGGACAGATTGAAGGAAAGGGACAGAGGAGGAATGGAGGGAAGGGAATGTGAGTGTGATGGAGGGAGAAActgtagagacagagagaaagggaacttaaagaaagaaagtaaaaaagggAGATgggagaaggaagaaaaaggaagataaaaagaaaaggaagcgAGGAATGAAGACTCACCGTGTAAACAGCGTCCACACAGTTTGATGAGTCTCTGATCTTCACTGGAGGGAGAAAACTGTGAGAGACTTTCCCACctggagataaagagagagagagagagacagacagaaagagagagagacagagggagagagagagagagagggagagagagagagagggagagagagagagggagagacagagagagggagggggggagagggagagagagagagagggagagagagggagagagggagacagcgagagagggagacagaccgagagagagggagagagacagagagagagggagagacggagagagggagagacagagagagagagggagagggagagagagagggagagacagagagagagggggattaATGCTGTgaacatttataatttattccagataaacacacacgtgcgcgcgcCTCcatgtctgtcagtctcagtgaaggaggcgtggcctctgcgtCCGCCAGTCTCAgggaaggaggcatggcctctgctTCCGTCAGTCTCAgggaaggaggcatggcctctgcgTCCGTCAGTCTcagggaaggaggcgtggcctctgtgtccgTCAGTCTcagggaaggaggcgtggcctctgagtCCGTCAGTGCTGAGTGTGTGAAGCAATGGTAAACACACTCACCAGGCAGTGTGAACTCTGAGAGCGAGTCGAGCCCCTCTCCTCCTACCACTAGAGGGGGTCGCTGAGGCACTGAGCCCTGAGATAAGGCCTGAGAGAAGGAGTCGAGCGAATCCAGGGGTCTGACTGAGAGAGACGGGTCACGAGCTGTCTCACAGAACGAGTCCAGCGTGTTCAGGTGCGTGACGGCCGAGGGGAAGAATGCAGGAGGAAGACACGGGGAGGGAGCAGGGAGGAGCGGAGG carries:
- the zc3h7ba gene encoding zinc finger CCCH-type containing 7Ba isoform X2 — its product is MNQDRQKRKEEIQKALAFIQSSLPYPDPDGYEGFLVQLVCNLLDEGNAAFREGDWTLARGHFSEGVSVARYAQGEGVTVPAALLESLYVNRAAAQHNMGELEASVRDCDSALSVCADSGRALYRKAVCLKELGRLNEAYECSSACLLTSPQDERVKELAQDLAERLDLKTCKAYAGVQQGVSETNGENMPPLEQVRLFIFLSLPLLIPRRYSLISWGFSLLQISNGLDSSCDITASASVSESPVLPAPVPVSDAAEEPAVCLSVPVSEQLGECELVGDELDTLLDCVSKQEQLPHTPSKGSVVPTHVPVMGLGPSFPPLLPAPSPCLPPAFFPSAVTHLNTLDSFCETARDPSLSVRPLDSLDSFSQALSQGSVPQRPPLVVGGEGLDSLSEFTLPGGKVSHSFLPPVKIRDSSNCVDAVYTNGHVASTLSQLTRNPLEHTHDFTQACSACFIRTGAGVLDCEYRSDLSHGCKKDILLCRRKGGLNQPWRRVRPRPARSNFQGPYVLCKEVLERQDCKYGEACTFAYCQEEIDVWMQERRGLLARELLFNPLSSNQRQALSVIRLLTIHGGMFMFLCEGCFDGRPRTISKRCKENPSWCSNMDSRHQFDRNKCLVHVVKKSSSVCYSKIRPLSPHRQLDVCRHEVRYGCQRDKNCSFAHSVIELKCWILQKDHGTTHEEIVQESKKHWHKQRPVNISASQTNGTASRGEWQIKGAESNGKAGPARGSGAGSLSPVKGHDLRLTMKFVCGQCWSVGLPSEPDKALKYCSAKARHSWIKERRVLLVKSLDREKWVAVRPLPFAKTYPQQYDICVHVLKEKKCHYIGNCSFAHSLEEKELWTYMKNTGLRDLQQVYDVWLTTANQNKRLDGASASQFGEEKQITMPTDFAEAADGFHCSLCGKHSNSERQWQQHISSERHKERVLSGVGEEESLTWIHRFPGPYFSLCPRLESGCAEGMSCDYAHSEEELQEWRKRRDFLHRRLESARAEMLIAPNDYDFGKYNFLLLD
- the zc3h7ba gene encoding zinc finger CCCH-type containing 7Ba isoform X3, whose translation is MNWRRFLADEYEYLCVAPLACSPPDFVRPVFFRTQGFLVQLVCNLLDEGNAAFREGDWTLARGHFSEGVSVARYAQGEGVTVPAALLESLYVNRAAAQHNMGELEASVRDCDSALSVCADSGRALYRKAVCLKELGRLNEAYECSSACLLTSPQDERVKELAQDLAERLDLKTCKAYAGVQQGVSETNGENMPPLEQISNGLDSSCDITASASVSESPVLPAPVPVSDAAEEPAVCLSVPVSEQLGECELVGDELDTLLDCVSKQEQLPHTPSKGSVVPTHVPVMGLGPSFPPLLPAPSPCLPPAFFPSAVTHLNTLDSFCETARDPSLSVRPLDSLDSFSQALSQGSVPQRPPLVVGGEGLDSLSEFTLPGGKVSHSFLPPVKIRDSSNCVDAVYTNGHVASTLSQLTRNPLEHTHDFTQACSACFIRTGAGVLDCEYRSDLSHGCKKDILLCRRKGGLNQPWRRVRPRPARSNFQGPYVLCKEVLERQDCKYGEACTFAYCQEEIDVWMQERRGLLARELLFNPLSSNQRQALSVIRLLTIHGGMFMFLCEGCFDGRPRTISKRCKENPSWCSNMDSRHQFDRNKCLVHVVKKSSSVCYSKIRPLSPHRQLDVCRHEVRYGCQRDKNCSFAHSVIELKCWILQKDHGTTHEEIVQESKKHWHKQRPVNISASQTNGTASRGEWQIKGAESNGKAGPARGSGAGSLSPVKGHDLRLTMKFVCGQCWSVGLPSEPDKALKYCSAKARHSWIKERRVLLVKSLDREKWVAVRPLPFAKTYPQQYDICVHVLKEKKCHYIGNCSFAHSLEEKELWTYMKNTGLRDLQQVYDVWLTTANQNKRLDGASASQFGEEKQITMPTDFAEAADGFHCSLCGKHSNSERQWQQHISSERHKERVLSGVGEEESLTWIHRFPGPYFSLCPRLESGCAEGMSCDYAHSEEELQEWRKRRDFLHRRLESARAEMLIAPNDYDFGKYNFLLLD
- the zc3h7ba gene encoding zinc finger CCCH-type containing 7Ba isoform X1, whose translation is MNWRRFLADEYEYLCVAPLACSPPDFVRPVFFRTQGFLVQLVCNLLDEGNAAFREGDWTLARGHFSEGVSVARYAQGEGVTVPAALLESLYVNRAAAQHNMGELEASVRDCDSALSVCADSGRALYRKAVCLKELGRLNEAYECSSACLLTSPQDERVKELAQDLAERLDLKTCKAYAGVQQGVSETNGENMPPLEQVRLFIFLSLPLLIPRRYSLISWGFSLLQISNGLDSSCDITASASVSESPVLPAPVPVSDAAEEPAVCLSVPVSEQLGECELVGDELDTLLDCVSKQEQLPHTPSKGSVVPTHVPVMGLGPSFPPLLPAPSPCLPPAFFPSAVTHLNTLDSFCETARDPSLSVRPLDSLDSFSQALSQGSVPQRPPLVVGGEGLDSLSEFTLPGGKVSHSFLPPVKIRDSSNCVDAVYTNGHVASTLSQLTRNPLEHTHDFTQACSACFIRTGAGVLDCEYRSDLSHGCKKDILLCRRKGGLNQPWRRVRPRPARSNFQGPYVLCKEVLERQDCKYGEACTFAYCQEEIDVWMQERRGLLARELLFNPLSSNQRQALSVIRLLTIHGGMFMFLCEGCFDGRPRTISKRCKENPSWCSNMDSRHQFDRNKCLVHVVKKSSSVCYSKIRPLSPHRQLDVCRHEVRYGCQRDKNCSFAHSVIELKCWILQKDHGTTHEEIVQESKKHWHKQRPVNISASQTNGTASRGEWQIKGAESNGKAGPARGSGAGSLSPVKGHDLRLTMKFVCGQCWSVGLPSEPDKALKYCSAKARHSWIKERRVLLVKSLDREKWVAVRPLPFAKTYPQQYDICVHVLKEKKCHYIGNCSFAHSLEEKELWTYMKNTGLRDLQQVYDVWLTTANQNKRLDGASASQFGEEKQITMPTDFAEAADGFHCSLCGKHSNSERQWQQHISSERHKERVLSGVGEEESLTWIHRFPGPYFSLCPRLESGCAEGMSCDYAHSEEELQEWRKRRDFLHRRLESARAEMLIAPNDYDFGKYNFLLLD